The following coding sequences lie in one Quadrisphaera setariae genomic window:
- a CDS encoding methyl-accepting chemotaxis protein, giving the protein MLLSRLQPRRTTIKAKLVVLASTGSLLIAALSGFTVVTLGSVSASSQRALELSQSDQHMTALAGHIDQVQVSLRDALLSGGGSNAEAATAAFTAAQKAATADWDAFDLSILSPRARGAVEPLRTDYDAYLSGAQEQMAVLPEVDPRSDLGRSMLGQLAASAAAITLQQKVVSDIIDADAKVARDEAESVQSRAVLALALGGLVGLVVLACANAWVGRSVLLPVRRMVASLQRVEARDLTVEVDESGRDEIGDMGRALGAALRSLRSTISALSQSASTMAEASQGMDHVAADLTTASEASVTQTSVVADSAQNVSSAASTISAATEQMTASIAEISEQAVSVSQVASGAVTAAAETSQAVADLDRASTEIGEIIQTITTIAAQTNLLALNATIEAARAGEAGRGFAVVASEVKDLAQGTARATEDITDKISAIQRTTALAVERIADIRSVIGTIHEKQLTISSAVEEQSATTAEMARNVTDISQQSSSIAEAIAAVVETSSQTTGAASSARSSSRELSDLSASVRDRLAQFQY; this is encoded by the coding sequence GTGCTGCTCAGCAGGCTGCAGCCCCGCCGCACCACCATCAAGGCCAAGCTCGTCGTGCTCGCCAGCACGGGCTCGCTGCTCATCGCGGCCCTGTCCGGATTCACGGTGGTGACGCTGGGCTCGGTCAGCGCCAGCAGCCAGCGAGCGCTGGAGCTGAGCCAGTCCGACCAGCACATGACCGCGCTGGCGGGGCACATCGACCAGGTCCAGGTGAGCCTGCGCGACGCGCTGCTGTCCGGCGGGGGCTCCAACGCCGAGGCCGCGACCGCCGCCTTCACGGCGGCGCAGAAGGCCGCGACCGCCGACTGGGACGCGTTCGACCTCAGCATCCTCTCGCCGCGGGCCCGTGGAGCCGTGGAGCCGCTCCGCACCGACTACGACGCCTACCTCTCCGGTGCCCAGGAGCAGATGGCGGTGCTGCCCGAGGTCGACCCGCGCAGCGACCTCGGCCGCTCGATGCTGGGCCAGCTGGCCGCCTCGGCGGCGGCGATCACGCTGCAGCAGAAGGTCGTCAGCGACATCATCGACGCCGACGCGAAGGTCGCCCGGGACGAGGCGGAGTCCGTCCAGTCCCGTGCCGTCCTCGCGCTGGCGCTGGGCGGCCTGGTCGGCCTGGTGGTCCTGGCGTGCGCCAACGCCTGGGTCGGCCGCTCGGTGCTGCTGCCGGTGCGCCGCATGGTGGCCTCGCTCCAGCGCGTGGAAGCGCGGGACCTGACCGTCGAGGTCGATGAGAGCGGTCGTGACGAGATCGGCGACATGGGCCGTGCGCTCGGTGCCGCCCTGCGCTCGCTGCGCTCCACGATCAGCGCGCTCTCGCAGTCCGCCTCGACGATGGCCGAGGCCTCGCAGGGCATGGACCACGTGGCCGCCGACCTCACCACCGCCTCCGAGGCGTCAGTGACGCAGACGAGCGTCGTCGCGGACTCCGCCCAGAACGTCTCCTCCGCGGCGTCGACGATCAGCGCCGCCACCGAGCAGATGACCGCCTCGATCGCGGAGATCTCCGAGCAGGCTGTCTCGGTCTCCCAGGTCGCCTCCGGTGCCGTCACCGCTGCGGCGGAGACCTCCCAGGCGGTCGCCGACCTCGACCGCGCGAGCACGGAGATCGGCGAGATCATCCAGACCATCACCACGATCGCCGCCCAGACCAACCTCCTCGCCCTCAACGCCACGATCGAGGCAGCCCGTGCGGGCGAGGCGGGCCGGGGCTTCGCCGTCGTCGCCAGCGAGGTCAAGGACCTCGCGCAGGGGACCGCCCGCGCCACCGAGGACATCACCGACAAGATCAGCGCGATCCAGCGGACGACCGCGCTCGCCGTCGAGAGGATCGCCGACATCCGCTCGGTGATCGGCACCATCCACGAGAAGCAGCTGACCATCTCCTCCGCGGTGGAGGAGCAGTCCGCCACCACCGCCGAGATGGCCCGCAACGTCACGGACATCTCGCAGCAGTCGTCGAGCATCGCCGAGGCGATCGCCGCCGTCGTCGAGACGAGCAGCCAGACCACCGGCGCGGCCTCCAGCGCCCGCTCCTCCTCCCGCGAGCTGTCCGACCTGTCCGCCTCGGTGCGCGACCGCCTGGCCCAGTTCCAGTACTGA
- a CDS encoding phosphotransferase enzyme family protein has protein sequence MTTTTPTAGAADGVEQPVEQPVEQPSTEVSLHAFDALGKGAPAPYWLHRGVCAAWGLEPMRVDMPLITVSENATFRLDLDGRPVGVVRVSQPGYVGGPAAIASEIAWLGALHALDEVRLIDPVPTVRGGFTAVVKDTRGHGWACVSTRFVEGSPLEDLEDPAACYRTIGRWTALFHAHARAWEPPHGFERFTWGVSDLVGPTARWGPWEAAVERPEDELLLGRAQGRALELLADLPASPPHWGLVHADLRPSNIMAGADGGLTVIDFDDCGFGFYLYDFAAALSFVDHEPYAPAMARAWVAGYREVAVLDERDLVHACALAMLRRLQLLGWTTGHRADALPPGLFEAQLPGSLECARRFLHDPLWLLRWRVQ, from the coding sequence GTGACCACCACCACGCCCACCGCCGGCGCGGCGGACGGGGTCGAGCAGCCCGTCGAGCAGCCCGTCGAGCAGCCCAGCACCGAGGTGTCCCTGCACGCCTTCGACGCCCTCGGCAAGGGAGCGCCCGCGCCGTACTGGCTCCACCGCGGCGTGTGCGCGGCCTGGGGCCTGGAGCCGATGCGCGTGGACATGCCGCTCATCACCGTCTCCGAGAACGCGACCTTCAGGCTCGACCTCGACGGGCGGCCCGTGGGTGTGGTGCGGGTGTCGCAGCCCGGGTACGTCGGTGGGCCGGCTGCCATCGCGAGCGAGATCGCGTGGCTGGGCGCGCTGCACGCCCTGGACGAGGTGCGGCTCATCGATCCGGTGCCCACGGTCCGCGGCGGGTTCACCGCCGTCGTGAAGGACACCCGCGGGCACGGGTGGGCGTGCGTCTCGACGCGCTTCGTGGAGGGTTCACCGCTGGAGGACCTGGAGGACCCCGCCGCCTGCTACCGGACGATCGGGCGGTGGACGGCGCTGTTCCACGCCCACGCCCGCGCGTGGGAGCCGCCCCACGGGTTCGAGCGCTTCACGTGGGGCGTCTCCGACCTCGTGGGGCCGACGGCCCGCTGGGGCCCGTGGGAGGCGGCCGTGGAGCGGCCCGAGGACGAGCTGCTGCTGGGCCGGGCGCAGGGCAGGGCCCTGGAGCTGCTGGCGGACCTGCCGGCCTCGCCACCGCACTGGGGGCTCGTCCACGCCGACCTCCGGCCGTCCAACATCATGGCCGGGGCCGACGGGGGCCTGACCGTCATCGACTTCGACGACTGCGGCTTCGGCTTCTACCTGTACGACTTCGCCGCGGCGCTGAGCTTCGTCGACCACGAGCCCTACGCGCCCGCCATGGCGAGGGCGTGGGTGGCGGGGTACCGCGAGGTGGCGGTGCTGGACGAGCGCGACCTCGTGCACGCCTGCGCCCTGGCCATGCTCCGCCGGCTGCAGCTGCTGGGCTGGACCACGGGGCACCGGGCCGACGCGCTGCCACCGGGGCTGTTCGAGGCCCAGCTGCCCGGGTCGCTGGAGTGCGCCCGGCGTTTCCTCCACGACCCCCTGTGGTTGCTGCGCTGGAGGGTCCAGTGA